The Virgibacillus siamensis sequence GCAAATATGACCTACACCTGCTTTATTAAGCTAACAAAAGTGCGTACATCCGGGAACAAACAATTTCTACAACACAAACTATACATTACATATAATCATACAACAGCAGCAACAAGTATTACAACACTGGTGAGGCCGGGACATATCAAAAACGTGTAATTCAAAAGACGAACAACAAGGAAATTAGCGAAGGAAATATACGCAGACTCCTTGAAAAAGGAAAGCACTTTTTCTTCGTGCGATGTAACGCTACCGAAGCTTTCCTTGTCCTGCGGGAAGATAGGCCTAGGTGAGACCCCGCAGTGCGACGAGCGGTACTTCCACCGAGTATGCTTCGAGTTGCGAGGAGTGCTGCTTCTCTGAAATCACTTGCAACACGACGAGCACCAAGCACGAGGAGGCTCATCAGCCGCCCGCGGAAAGCGAAGTATATTTCCGGAGCGGCTATACGCTCCACTTTCTAATTTATTGTTCGGGTTTTACTTTGGATAATCCACTTTTGTCCTAGCCTCCAAAAGAAAGGAGAAATGTTTCGAATGCAGCCATTGGTGGAGGAAATTTTTCCAAAAACAATTGAAACTACCTTAACAGCTGAAATGGTAGAACATTATGCAGTCGTTTCCGGTGATGATAATCCCATTCACCTTTCAAAACGTGCAGCATCACAGGCGGGATTTCCAAACAAAGTGGCTCATGGAATGCTGACAATGGCTATCAGCACACAGTTGGTCTCCCCTCTACTCGGGAAAACGTGGATGATTCAATCAGTTGCATCCACATTTTTATCCCCTGTCTATGTAAATGATCAATTAACTATTACGGGATTTGTATCGTATTATCGCGATGGTGTGCTGCGTATCAAAATACAAGCACAGAATCAAAATAGGAAAATGGTTATGAGAGGAAAAGTGACTTTGGAAGCATAGGGACGGTTCTCTTGCTTCCAATAAAGCACAGGAACCATCCCCACGCTTTGGAAGCACAAGACCGTCCCATTACTTCCCAATCACTCACCAAACCCCACAACCATTTCATGGGCTTTGGCAATTTCTTCTTCGGGCATGATCATATAATATATCCCGTCAATCTTCGTACCATTGCCGGCCATTTGATACGTACTTATATTTTTTCGGGCACTGCGGTAATTCATGGCCAAACTGCGCATATCTTCAAAATTCATATTGGTTGCCATGTTATCGCCAAGGACACTCATTATATCATCAATCTGATTGACGATATTCACCCCTGCGCCTTTATCAATAATGCCTTCAATAATCTGGCGCTGCCGCTGATTCCGTCCCAAGTCGCCTTTTGGATCCTGTTTGCGCATTCTGGAATATGCCAGTGCTGCCTTACCATCCAACTGAATCTGACCAGTCCCGAAAGTATAACCGCCCTGGGAGAATTCCTGGTCATTATTAACGGTAATACCGCCAACAGCATCGACCAGTTGCGCCAGACCTTCCATATTCATGCGGACATAATAGTCCAGATCGATATCCAAAAAGTTCTCAACCGTATCGACAGACATTTCACTGTTTCCAAATGCATACGCATGGTTGATTTTATCCTCAAATCCTTTCCCGATGATCTCCGTACGTGTATCGCGCGGAATACTTAAAAGCTGCATTTGATTTTGATCGGGATCCAGCGTCATGACAATCATCGTGTCAGAACGGCCTTTGTCATTTTTCCGTTCATCCACACCCAATAACAGTATATTTATCGGTTCCTTGTCCTCCACTTTCTTCTTGGAAACACCCACATCTATTCCTTCAACCGGCTTATGGAGTTCATTATCCACTGTGCTTTTAACATTTTGATAAATGGAATAAGCATATGCGCATCCGCCAATCACCAGCACGAACAGCACAATTAAGGGGATCCAAAGCCATTTTTTCTTTCCGCGTTTCGTTTGATTTTTTTCCTGTCGAGTTACCATACTGATACTTCCTTCTTAGTAAAATATTACTACTATTCTATTAAATCATGTTATGGTCTATTCGGCAATGTAAAAAATAAAAAATTTCCATTCAGCAAATAAGCAGAAAACCAAGCTCAAATCTGAACTTGGTTTTCATCCCATTATTTTATTCAACAAATTCCGTCCACGGTGTTGCCGTATCTTTAATCGCTTTTTTTACATTTTCCAGATTCTCCACCCCGGTTGTTTCGAGCCATTGATAATACGCTTCCTTGCCTTCTTTTGCGAATGGGTGAACGCCGTCTTTCCAGATGGCGCGTCCGCAAAGGCAACCGCTGAATTTGGCACCTGCTTCTTTGGCAAAATGCAGTGTTTCAATAAACTGTTCATTTGTTACGCCGCCACTTAAATAAATGAACGGCAGATGGCTTTTTTCGGAACATGTACGATAATACGTTACCGCTTCTTCCTTGCTGAACACAGGCTCATAATTATCATATTGCCCGTAACCTTCGATATTATAAATGGATACCGGCACTTCCACTTTCAATAAGTCGATACCATATTTCTCTTTGGAAAACTCCTCCATGAAGTATTCCACAATTTCCGGTTTCCGCCTGGCGAATGCAGCACTTTTTGATCCAAAACCTTCCGAACTGTAGGAAACAGGCTCCAATATGAACAATAGGTCATTTTGCCTGCATTCATCGCCAACCCGTTTTATGAATGCTTTTTTAATCGTATTATATTTTTCTTCTTCATTGTGATCGTAATAGATCAACAGCTTCAGCGCACTGACGCCTCTTTCAACTAAATCCCGGACAGCGTAATCGTCTACCAAATTCGGAAGACGTCCTTTTTCAGAAGCATCATATCCGGTTTTTTCATAAGCCATGATTAAACCGATATCATCCTTTAATTTACCGGCAGCGCTCCAGCCGTACTCGGGGTCAAGCAAAAGGGAAGAAGACTGATTCCCAAGCACTTCACTCACGCCTTCTTTAAACTGACTTAAACCCGCTTCATAGGAAATACTGTCATTATATGCGGTGATCATTTTTCCCAACGATCCCCGCTGATCCATCGCCGTTGCTAAAACAACATGCTCGTCATCCGAAATTAATTCCAAACCGCGTTTTTTTCCTGGTGTTAGTTTCATATAAATATCCTCCAATCTTCGAAAACCTGAACGTGCGAACTTCTCATCAAGTCGTGCGATCTCCCGCCGAATCGTGCGAACTTCTCATCAAGTCGTGCGATCTCCCACTGAATCGTGCGAAATCCTCGCCCAATTGTACCTACTCTCTTATGCCCTGCAGCCAACAACATCAAATTTTTTCCACACGAATCCGATCCATGCACCAGCTTATTTTTTCCGGATTGATGGAACCGGTTTTGGCTTCCATCGCATTCAGAACACCCATGGCCAGTCCATATTTAATAAATTCCACATCGACCAGCCCGCGTGAAAATCCCGAGGCAAAACCGGCTATTACCGCGTCACCTGAGCCAACCGGGTTTATGGCGTTAACTGTTGGGGTTGTCACCCGATAGGTTTCCTGATTGCGTTTCACAATCGCGCCTGATGCCCCTGTTGTCACAACAACCCAGGGAACGCTTGCAAATCGCTGCGATGACAGCGCATCAATGATTTGCGCTTCATCGTCTATTTTTTCACCAAGCAAATCAGCAAGTTCATCCTGATTTGGTTTCATTAAGAAGGGCTTGTTCTCACCCGCAATGGTATGCTTAAGCAGCTCACCCTTTGTATCAAGCAATACAGGTGTATTATGCCGGTTGGCAATTTCCACAAGCCGCAAATAATAATCTTTCTCCAGACCTTTAGGCAAACTTCCGGAAATGGTTACGATATCCACCTTTTTTACGTACTCCGAAAATTGATTTATAAATTTCAACGCTTCATCTTCGCTAATTACCGGACCAGCCTCCAAAATTTCGGTCTGTTGTCCTTCATGAAGCACTGCGATACAATTTCGTGTATCGCCATTTATGTTGACGAAAAAATCTTCTATACCAAGCCCGGAAATTTCCGTTCGGATAAACGCACCTAAGCTTCCACCCAGAAATCCCGAGGCCGCTACTTCTTCATCAAGCTGCTGCAATACCCGTGCAACGTTTAAACCCTTTCCGCCGGCAGTTTTCGAAACGTCAGCGACACGATTAACTGCATCAAGAGAAAATGTATCAAGTGTATAACTGATATCAACGGAGGGGTTTAAGGTTACGCTTAAAATCATATGATCACCCGCCACTTTCAATTATTACGGTATTTTATCTCCCCTGCGACGGCAACCGCCTGTATTGAGATATCCTCATCCATCACAACGTAATCAGCAAGTTTGCCGTCCGCAATACTGCCAAGCACATCTTCCCGGCCTAGACTTGCTGCCGGTGATAAGGAAGCACGGTGCCAGACTTCATATAACGGCTTGCCGCTCCATACATACAGGTTTTTGACACCATCAACCAATTTCAATGTGCTGCCTGCCAAGGAACCAGTTTCCGTTCGGGCAATACCATCCTTCATCACAACCGGAAATTCACCAAGCTGATAGTCACCATCAGGCATTAATCCGGCACGCATACAGTCCGTTATCAATGACAGCTTGTCCTCTTTTGTTCGTGCTGCAAGTGCTGCTACTTCCGGATGTACATGATGGCCATCACAAATCAGCTCAGCAAATGCACGCCCATCTATCAGTGCCGCCCCTGCAACACCTGGTTCGCGATGGTGCAGACCTGACATGCCATTAAACAAATGGACGAAATTCCGCGCTCCGGCATCGACTGCACGCCGACACGTATCAAAATCCGCATCTGTATGTGCCAGACTCGGCAATACTCCATCATCACCAACGGCACAGATGAATTCCAATGCGCCATCACGTTCCGGTGCAAGTGCAATTTTTACAATGGAACCTTCCGCAAGCTGCTGCCATTCCCGGAATTCCTCATAGTTCGGATCCCGAAAATAACCCGGATTCTGTGCACCTTTATGTTTTTCCGTAAAATAAGGACCTTCCAGAAAAATTCCTTCCGACTGCGCCCCGGCCAATCCTCGCTGAACGGCATTTCTCACTGCCGAGATTGCCGCATTCAAATCTTCTTTTGACGACGTTAAGGTAGTCGGTAAAAATCGTGTAACTCCAAGTGGCAAAATAGCCTTGGAAATCCCCTGAACCGCATCAACAGTGCCATCCATTATGTCATGGCCGTTGATGCCGTGAATATGCGTATCAAAAAGGCCGGGTGCAATTGTATAACCACTCCAGTCAACAACAGTCGCATCTTCCGGCACTGCATCAACAAACACACCGAACCGATTATCATTCACCTGTAAATATCCGTTTGTTTTTTCTTCATTTTCCAGTAAAAAACGATCTGCTTTTATGAAATGTGTCATGTTATACCTTCTTTTGATTTAGATTCCGTCCTCTTCTGATGCCGCTTGTTTTTGTTTCATTTCAAACTGCTTGATATTGTCTTTACCCTCTTTTAATACCGTCTCGACAAATGCATCAACAGCTGATTCACGCTGAAACATACCGCTTAACAGCATTGGTGAGTTCGTACCGCCTATTACCCTTACGTTCCTTTTGGCAGCTGCAATGCTTGAACATACATTAAATGGCGTTCCTCCTGCTAAATCTGCAAAGCAAACAACCCCGGAACCCGTATCGACATTTTCGATTGCTTGATTTATTTGTTTCTCAAGCTTGTCTTTATCCTCTTCAAACGGAACAACTTCAATCTGCCTCACTTTCCCGGTTATTAATTCAACAGATTCCAGCATCCCTTCAGGAAATGATCCATGACCGGTCAACACCATTCCTATCATCTTTCCCACCCTTTCTTATCGAACCGAACCTTGAAGGAAAGGCATTCCGGTATCCGGAAAACCTCCCCCTTCAAAATTATAATACGTTAAAATACGAACCTATTAATCCAACAACGACCGTTACACCAATCAACGCTAATGGAGATCGTCCCTTTTTTAGTAACCAATACATTAACAGTGTATATGCCAACGGAAGCATTGCCGGCATAATTTGGTCCAGTACGTCCTTCTGAATGTTTAATTTCGATTCACCTTGATCCCACACATAGTCAATTTCAAATGCTACATACGTTGCGATAAGCCCACCTACAACGGTTAACCCGACAATCGATGCGGCACGGGACACGTGTTTCGTTCCTTCTTTCAATTTCGCGATTGCCTTGACACCTGTGTTATATCCATATCGCATCAGTCCAAAGCGAACACCAAAGTGAATAATGTTAAACATAATCAGGAATACAATTGGACCAAGGAAATTTCCATCAACTGCAAGCGATGCACCAATACCGGCAGTAATCGGAAGCAATGTAAGGTAAAACAATGCATCGCCAATTCCACCAAGCGGTCCCATCGTTGCAATCTTAATACCACGAATTGCTTCCCTGTCCTCTTTCTTACCTTCCATCGCGAGAATAACACCCATGATGAATGTGACCAGGAATGGATGTGTATTGAAAAATTCCATATGATCTTTCATAGACTTACTTAAATCTTTTTTATCTTTATGAATGTGACGAAACCCCGGCAAAATTGAATAAAGCCACCCACAAGCTTGCATTCTCTCGTAGTTAAACGATGCCTGCAGCAGCAATGATCGCCATACTAAATGACGCAACTGTTTCGGCTGCAGATTCTCCGCTGGTGTCTGATCTTCATACAGATTAGATGCCATCCGTCAGTTCCTCCTCTCGAGGTGCTTGATTATCCGGACCCTGCTTGTTTTTATTCTGATAAAAGTCATATAACGCGATCGCTAAACCGATAAGCGCAACTGCCAGAATCGGCATTTCCAAATAGGCTGCCAAAACAAATCCGACAATAAAAAACATAACATATTCGACCTTCATCATAATTTTCAAGAGCATCGCAAAACCAATAGCCGGCATGATTCCTCCAGCAATCGACAACCCGTCAATAATCCATTGCGGAACCGTTTCCACAAAAGCAGCAGCTTCTTCAGCTCCAAAATATATCGGCAGGAATGCAATGAGCGCGTTAAATACAAATAAAATCATGACCCCTAAATAGTTTATCCTGTCAATCCCCCGATAATTGGCATCCAGTGCAAACTGATCGGCTTTATGCATCATCGGAGCAAATGCAGTAAAGAACAACGTAATCAGCCCCTGTACTGCCACAGCAAATGGAATTGCGATACCAACGGCTGCCTGTGGGTCCTCACCGGCTATAATACCGAACGCTGTACCAATCACACCACCGATTACAACGTTAGGCGGCTGTGCACCGGCGAGCGGGACCATCCCCATCCAGATAAGTTCCAATGTTCCCCCTACAATTAATCCGGTGGTAACATCCCCCAGGATAAGACCGACTACCAGCCCTGTAACGACCGGCCGGTGAATGTGCGTTAACCCGACATAAAGATCAATACCGATAATTCCGGCCCACAAAGCTATTAACAAAGCCTCCATTAACATGAACGTAACCCTCCCTTTGGATTCGTTGCTAGTTATCTATTTCAAAGTAAATCCAATATATTCTGTCCCCGCTCATCAGGGACCCGGCGCAAGTCCAACTCAACGCCCAGCTCCCCAAGACGCTTAAATGCCTTAATGTCTTGGTCATCTACGGACACAGTAGATGAAATCTGTTTTTTCCCCTCTTCATAATGCATGTTACCTATATTGAGATGGTCGATTGGAACACCACCTTCTTTCAGTGTCAATGCGTCATGCACATCTCGTACGACTAAAAAGATTTTTTGACGGGGTGCCGCCTTGTGAATGATGTCAATTGTCTTTTGCAATGTGAAAAAGCGTGTTTGAATCACATCAGGCAATACCATATCCATTAGATTTTGCTGTACCTCATCCTCTGCTACCTTGTCATTTGCAACAACTACCAGATTTGCACCGAGGTGATTCACCCAGGTAACCCCTACTTGTCCATGAATCAGCCGGTTATCAATTCGTGTCAGTAATAAATTTGGTCCAGACATATTTGTCATCCCCTCCGCTATTTTTTAAAAATAATGCTGAATACTTATTCAGCATAATCGTATAATGTTACACCCTGCACAACGCGATTCACACGGCCATCCGGGCTTGGATTGTCCGGTGTTATGCCAAGCTGCAGTGATTTATTTAGAGCAAGCGTCTGTGCAAATATCACATATAGTAAAGCAAGGTGGAAATCCCCGGATAACATTTCTTTTCCGGCCGCAACCGGAATCATCCAATCGGCCAGGGCTTCAACTTCGGAATCTGCTTTCTCCGTAAGTGCAATCACCTTCACGTCCGAATCATCACCGGCAATTTCCCGCAAAATATCCATATCGTATTTTCGTGTATACGGATTCTGTGACATAAACACGACAACCACCGATTGATTGTTTAAAATAGACTTCGGACCATGGCGGAAACCAAGAGATGATTCATGCACAGCAACCACTTTCCCCGCGCTTAATTCGAGCATCTTCAATGCCGCTTCATGAGATAATTGCCCCAGCATTCCCGAGCCCAAATAAACGATACGTTCAAAGTCAAAGTTAAGAATCTCATTAATATTGTCTGGCAGGAATTCTACCAGTTTTTCTGCATCAGAGATTACGTGATTATCAAAATTTTTCGGGGTAAACAGCGTGTAAGCAGTGATTAGCATACAGGTGAAGCTGCTCGTCATCGCAAACCCTTTATCATGCGCCTTATCCGGCGTCAGGATTGTTACTGCATTTTCATCCTGCTTCGCATTCTCGGCCAGCTGCCCATCCTTATTGCACGTGATGACCACTTGATAGAAATCATGAATAATCTGTTCACCAAGTGCCACGGTGGCTACGCTTTCCGGGCTGTTTCCGGATCGGGCAAACGACACCATAATTGTAGGGACATCTCTCTGCAGATATTCTTCAGGATTTGAAACAATATCTGTTGTCGGAACTGCATCGAATTGAATATTTCCGTTATTCTCCCTGCGCAACACCGGCACAAGCGTATCACCGATAAATGCAGATGTTCCCGCTCCCGTTAAAATCACCCTTACATGATTATGTTTTGAGTAAATTGAATCTAAAAAGTTATTCAATGCTTCCATTTGTTCAGCAAGTGATTCTGTAAGTTCCTTCCAAACCTCAGGCTGCTGGAAAATTTCTGTTGCAGTATGAATTGCCTGTTTAGAACGCAATTCTTCTTCAGTAAACCCTAACATGTTAATTCCTCCATCTAGCTATTATATTTTGTGGTTATGTTGTCATTACCAGTTTTCCTGTAAAAATAACTCTATTAAGTGTCATTATATACCGGAAAGCGAATCATACCACCACTTCTACTTAATAGAGTTTCAAGTTAGCTCCACGGTGTAATCGAACTTGTCACCACGGGCTACGCTAATAGTATATTCAATCAATTTTTCATTATGATAAGCAAAACGCTTAATCAGCATGGCAGGCTGATCTGCAGTCATGCCAAACTGCTCCGCTTCTTCCTTGCGTATACTGGTTGCGGAAAAACGCTCAATTGCTTTTGACACGCCTACCTGATAATCCTCGGTAAACACATCATACATCGGACGTTCCACCAGATCCTTTTCGGTCAAATGCGGAAACGTCTTCTTAGGAAGATAGGACGTTTCGTACATTAGGGGCTCGTCGTCAGCAAGCCGGAGCCTCACCACTTGAAAAGCCTCATCCAACGTGGCCATACCCATCTTACTTGCCAGCCTTTCATCCAACGCAATTTCACGGAATGAAAGAACTTGAGTTGCAGGTTTCTTACCAATTGCTTTCATCTCTTCCGTAAAACTGTACAGCTTGACCAAGTTCTGATTATAACTTTTCGGCGAAACGAACGTCCCCTTGCCATGAAGCTTATAAATATAACCCTCGCGCTCCAGTTCCTGCAGCGTTTGCCTTACTGTTATGCGACTGAGATCATAGACCTCACACAACTCACGCTCGGAAGGCAGCTTTTCCTCTACCTGATATTCTCCTGCATCAATTTTCTTTATTAAATCTTCCATTAGCTGTAAATACAGTGGAACCCTGTTTTTCTTATCCAATTCGTTACATCCCACCTCCTTGCAATGTGGTAACTGGTATTTTTGGTTATTATGTGGTTATAACCAGTTGAATTAAGTATAGTGTATCGTTTGAAAATTGTAAAGGATTTCATTTTAAGAAACCAATTCCTGGGTGATCACTAGGAATATTTAATCAAATTATTTATAAAATTCATTTCTTTTAAATTTTTCTGTTGATTTGGTAGCGCTTTCTAAAGTATGATAAAAAACATGCCTCTTAGACCAAAAAATAATAGGAAAGGAATGGTGTGATGAATAAAGTAGAATCTATCAAGGCATACCCATTTTTGCTGAACGGGGAGTGGAAAAGCAGCACTTCGGAAAGGACGATTGAGATGCAATCTCCATCCGGCGCTGGAATTCCAGGAAAAGTGCAGGCGATGACAGAAAGTGAAGTGAATACTGCTCTGACAGGTGCGAAGGATGCCCAAAAGGAATGGGGCCGGAAATCCTTCGATGAACGTGCCCGTTTGCTTTATTCCTGGGCGGATCAGTTGCTTCTGATGAAAGATGAGATTGCGGAGACAATCATGAAGGAAGTGGGAAAAGGGCTTGCTTCAGCGGAAAAAGAAGTCATTCGAACAGCTGATTTTATCAAATATACAGCCGAAGAAGGCAAAAGACTGCACGGTGAATTAATTAACGGCGGCAGCTTCAACTCCGGGAGTGCCAATAAGTTTGCACTCGTGAATCGGAATCCTGTCGGCGTTGTACTCGCGATTTCACCCTTTAATTATCCAGTCAATTTGGCAGCAGCGAAAATAGCACCTGCGCTGATCGCCGGAAATGCCGTTGTTTTCAAGCCTGCAACACAAGGGGCAATCAGTGGAACACGCATGATTGAAGCACTTGACAAGGCAGGACTTCCTTCAGGGCTTGTCAACCTTGTGACAGGCAAAGGATCAGAAATCGGCGACTACTTAATTACACACCCGCTTGTTGACCTCATTAATTTCACAGGTGGTTCTGACACCGGCAAATCAATTTCTGAAAAAGCTTCAATGGTTCCAGTAATTCTTGAACTCGGCGGCAAAGATCCGGCAATTGTTCTTGAAGATGCTGATCTTGACAAAGCGGCATCCGATATCGTCAGCGGCGGTTTCTCCTATTCCGGGCAACGCTGCACGGCGATTAAACGTGTCCTTGTCATCGATAACAAGGCGGATAAGCTAGTCGAGAATATAAAGGAAAAGATGGAAAGTTTGAAAGTTGGCGCTCCCGAAGACAATGCCGATGTCACTCCGCTGATCAACCGTAAAGCGACCGACTTTGTCACGGGATTAATAGAAGATGCAATTGAAAAAGGAGCCAGGGTTGTCAGTGGAAACCACCGCGAAGGAAACCTAATCTATCCAACGTTGCTTGATTGCGTGACAAAAAATATGGCGATTGCATGGGAAGAACCATTCGGACCGGTCATTCCGGTAATTCGCGTGGAAAGTGTCGATGAAGCAATCGACATTGCAAACGAATCGCAATACGGGCTTCAAGCGAGCATTTTTACAAAAAATATGGAACAGGCGATCCGGATCGGCAATGAATTGGAAGTCGGTTCCGTTCAAATTAACGGTAAAACCGAGCGCGGCCCTGATCATTTTCCATTCCTCGGCGTCAAAAGTTCAGGGGTCGGAGTGCAAGGCATTCGTAAGAGCATTGAATCGATGACCCGTGAAAAAGTAACTGTATTGAACATGAGCCAGGGGTAATTGGGAATCGGGCAAGACCATTGATGTTATCTCAAAATGGATAGCGCTTTTTATTTAAATTGATTGGGACTAATTTGTCCCTGCCAAGTCAAAATGCATCCCGGAAAAGGCTTAAAAAGGTCGTCCTGCCCAGTAGATATTGATATAAAGCAGAAGGAAACATGGGAACTGTCCCCATGTTTCCTCTTTGCTTCTCAGTCACTGTTATCGTTTTGCCCAACCATAATTTTGGCGTCCGCCCAATCGGCATGATCACTTCCGTTGCCGTTTCCGCTGTCGGTTACGACCAGCTTAAGAACATTTACGCCTTCAATATTAACGTCAACAGTTTTCGTTTCAGATGTTTCCGTCATCAATCCGCTATCAAAGAGTTTTTTACCATCACCCCAGACTTGGAAAATAACACTTGAAGGACTGCCATTCCGCATTTCATCATCAACGCCAATATCAGCGGTAAATCTGGAACTATGTCCACCTAGATAATAAGTTACTTCAGATTGTGCGTGCACACCCAATCCTTTTTCATATGTCTTGCCATTAAGGGTTATTGTACTACCATCACCTTCTGAATTTCTGCCGTTGCTGGTATCTAATTCAACCGGACCCCAACCGTTTTGAGGTTCATCCAAAAACGGCAGTTCACTGATGAATGTATCTTGTGTTGGTGGTGGAGGCGCAACTTGAAGCGACAATGGCGAACGGACACGAGAGCCTTTTCCTTTTCCGGGGGTACGGAATAACGCCTCTGAAAAGAAATCAACAGTACCCCTTTCAGCATCTTCAGGAACAACAACTTCCCAAGTCACCTGAACCTTTTCTCCCGGATCCAGGTGGGGAAACGATTTCTTGGAAACAGAATTCACTTCCCACCCCCTTCGCGTATATAATTCAACTTGAACATCACGGGCCCTTTTTCCCTCAACGTTTTTTAAAGTTGCGTTTATTTCAGCTTTGCTGCCTGGCTCAAACATTTCTTGGGAAGTATCAAGGGACAAAAGTATCCCCGATGACGAATCAGCTTTAAACACTTGAAATTCTTTTAACGAATAACCATAACCTGACGCCCTGTGGGTACCAAGCATCCTTACATACCGTGCTTTGACCGGATCAAAATGAATGTTGTCAATTTCACCGTCTCCAGTTGTCGTTGAATAAACGGTTGTCCAGTTTTCAGCATCATCAGACACCTGTAGCTTGTAACCACTGCCGTATGCTGCCTCCCAATTTAGTTGAACGCTGTCAATCATTTCGCTTCGCCCAAGATCAACATAAATCCACTCATTGTCGTTATATGCAGAAGCCCATCGCGAATGAGCATTTTCATCAACAGCATTTTCAGGAGTCAGCTGACTTGTTTCAGAAGAAGAGGCGACAACGTCTTTAAACGCAGCGACATTAACGTCCTTATACGAGGCATCGGCGAGTTTTTTAATTTCATTACGATTCAACGAGCGGTTGTAAACCCGGAAATCATCAAGCCTTCCTTTGAACGATTTTGTTTTGCTGCCAATCGTACTTAAAGGCAATACAAGCGTTCTGTTTGTTGTATCCCTTAACTCCCCATTGACATAGAGCGATGTTCCTTCCGGCGTCCCGGTTAATGCGAGATGCACCCATTGTCCGACAGGTAACGAATAATCAAATGAAAAATCATAACCTTCACGGGAGAACCCAATTCTGTGTGTTTCTTTCTGGCTGAGCTTTAGAGCCCCGTCCGCGGATTCGAGAATAACCTCTTCAGATTGTTTATCATCAAGTTTTACCCACATCGAGGTCGACCATGGGAACCCTTTGCTTAATAACTCTGTGCTTATACGATCGCTGGAACCATCAAATACAGCTGCTCTTCCATATCGGCCATCTTTTGACCTTTCGATTCCATTCGCTTCCCCGACATACCCGTTTCCGGAACTGTCTTTCACACGATCGCTTTTTCCTCTGTCAAAGGTGTAGTGAATAATTGAATCACCTTTTGACGGTATTTTTCGAAGTAAGTTTGTTCCCGGTGCTGCACCGATTTCTTTCGATAATTTTTCGAATTCCTCAAAGGATTGCTCCGTTTCTCCGCTCCACATTTTTTGCGCGAGCGTTGGCAGTGCATCTCTTACAC is a genomic window containing:
- a CDS encoding NPCBM/NEW2 domain-containing protein, whose protein sequence is MKRKFVTIFCVCLMFMSLLTVLPSSFSAADTPEVNPKPQVIPGLREWQGGVGSFSIVQTSKIVVDPQYTKKLNKTAEVLQKDLLDITGRKLSVEAGQPQQGDFYLTLESSDTGIGDEGYLFEVEDYVTIRANTDTGVFFGTRTALQILVQDSEKSHIPKGTARDWPKYQERGFMLDVARKFFPMRFLKQYVKVMSWYKMNDFQIHLSDNEIFKDNSREHWDEYSAFRLQNDTYPKLTATDGSYTKQEFQELMDLAQKHGMTITPEIDTPSHALALTKIRPDLVHPDLPVDHLDITREETVDFVKSVWGEYLDFFEGEYVHIGADEFYTGNPETMEIYREYMNTLNKFMKNNGKKTRAWGSLSQFPGETPVDKDIVLNIWNNGWHNPVDAVNAGFDVINTNDALLYMVPYAGYYNDYLNTKLLYEEWEPNIFSLSNPDLNLSEDNPHLLGGMFAVWNDKIGYGYTRFDVHERVRDALPTLAQKMWSGETEQSFEEFEKLSKEIGAAPGTNLLRKIPSKGDSIIHYTFDRGKSDRVKDSSGNGYVGEANGIERSKDGRYGRAAVFDGSSDRISTELLSKGFPWSTSMWVKLDDKQSEEVILESADGALKLSQKETHRIGFSREGYDFSFDYSLPVGQWVHLALTGTPEGTSLYVNGELRDTTNRTLVLPLSTIGSKTKSFKGRLDDFRVYNRSLNRNEIKKLADASYKDVNVAAFKDVVASSSETSQLTPENAVDENAHSRWASAYNDNEWIYVDLGRSEMIDSVQLNWEAAYGSGYKLQVSDDAENWTTVYSTTTGDGEIDNIHFDPVKARYVRMLGTHRASGYGYSLKEFQVFKADSSSGILLSLDTSQEMFEPGSKAEINATLKNVEGKRARDVQVELYTRRGWEVNSVSKKSFPHLDPGEKVQVTWEVVVPEDAERGTVDFFSEALFRTPGKGKGSRVRSPLSLQVAPPPPTQDTFISELPFLDEPQNGWGPVELDTSNGRNSEGDGSTITLNGKTYEKGLGVHAQSEVTYYLGGHSSRFTADIGVDDEMRNGSPSSVIFQVWGDGKKLFDSGLMTETSETKTVDVNIEGVNVLKLVVTDSGNGNGSDHADWADAKIMVGQNDNSD